The following are from one region of the Nicotiana tabacum cultivar K326 chromosome 3, ASM71507v2, whole genome shotgun sequence genome:
- the LOC107774961 gene encoding uncharacterized protein LOC107774961 isoform X1 — MDSSNLTSLPEEGSEETHNLHSAFSSIPARLPIQTSSQKYAPLDWSDYFDREDDIQIPDSDDVFHVYMAGTEGPVVFCLHGGGYCGLSFALAASKLKEKARIVAMDLRGHGKSATQNDVDLSIETLCGDVFSVLKTMYGDAPPAIVLVGHSMGGAVAVHIAAKKSFPSLAGLVVVDVVEGSAMASLIHMQKILSNRMQHFSTPEKAIEWSVKSGSLRNIDSARVSIPNTLKYDESKKCYTHRARLEETEQYWREWYEGLSEKFLSSPVPKILLLAGTDRLDRALTIGQMQGKFQMVVVRHTGHAIQEDVPDEFATLLLNFISHNRIGPHGIEIPGLRRPPQSKP, encoded by the exons ATGGATTCATCAAACCTTACATCACTTCCAGAAGAAGGCTCAGAAGAAACCCATAATCTCCATTCTGCCTTTTCTTCTATCCCTGCTCGCCTTCCCATTCA GACATCTTCACAGAAATATGCACCTTTAGATTGGTCAGATTATTTCGATCGAGAAGATGATATTCAGATCCCGGACTCAGATGAT gtatttcatgtttatatggCAGGGACTGAAGGGCCTGTTGTTTTTTGCCTGCATGGTGGTGGTTATTGCGG GCTCTCATTTGCATTGGCAGCAAGCAAACTTAAGGAGAAAGCTAGGATAGTAGCCATGGATCTCAGGGGACATGGAAAGTCAGCTACGCAAAATGACGTTGATTTGTCCATTGAG ACGCTATGCGGTGATGTGTTTTCTGTTTTGAAGACAATGTATGGAGATGCTCCGCCTGCAATTGTGCTTGTTGGCCACAG TATGGGAGGTGCAGTTGCAGTTCACATTGCTGCAAAAAAATCATTTCCAAGTTTGGCTGGCTTGGTGGTTGTGGACGTTGTTGAG GGTTCAGCAATGGCATCGTTGATTCATATGCAGAAGATTCTGTCGAACAGAATGCAGCATTTCTCTACCCCTGAAAAAGCG ATTGAATGGAGTGTCAAATCAGGCTCTTTGAGAAATATTGACTCTGCTCGTGTATCAATCCCCAACACATTGAAATATGATGAATCAAAAAAATG TTACACGCATAGAGCAAGACTGGAAGAAACTGAGCAGTATTGGAGAGAATG GTACGAAGGCCTTTCAGAAAAGTTTTTGTCATCTCCTGTTCCAAAGATATTGTTGTTAGCTGGGACAGACAGACTTGACAG AGCCCTCACAATAGGTCAAATGCAAGGGAAGTTCCAAATGGTGGTTGTCAGACACACAGGCCACGCTATACAG gaagatgttcctgatgaATTTGCTACTTTGCTACTCAATTTCATTTCCCATAATCGAATAGGCCCACATGGAATTGAG ATACCTGGACTTCGTCGACCCCCTCAGTCAAAACCTTGA
- the LOC107774961 gene encoding uncharacterized protein LOC107774961 isoform X3 yields MDSSNLTSLPEEGSEETHNLHSAFSSIPARLPIQTSSQKYAPLDWSDYFDREDDIQIPDSDDVFHVYMAGTEGPVVFCLHGGGYCGLSFALAASKLKEKARIVAMDLRGHGKSATQNDVDLSIETLCGDVFSVLKTMYGDAPPAIVLVGHSMGGAVAVHIAAKKSFPSLAGLVVVDVVEIEWSVKSGSLRNIDSARVSIPNTLKYDESKKCYTHRARLEETEQYWREWYEGLSEKFLSSPVPKILLLAGTDRLDRALTIGQMQGKFQMVVVRHTGHAIQEDVPDEFATLLLNFISHNRIGPHGIEIPGLRRPPQSKP; encoded by the exons ATGGATTCATCAAACCTTACATCACTTCCAGAAGAAGGCTCAGAAGAAACCCATAATCTCCATTCTGCCTTTTCTTCTATCCCTGCTCGCCTTCCCATTCA GACATCTTCACAGAAATATGCACCTTTAGATTGGTCAGATTATTTCGATCGAGAAGATGATATTCAGATCCCGGACTCAGATGAT gtatttcatgtttatatggCAGGGACTGAAGGGCCTGTTGTTTTTTGCCTGCATGGTGGTGGTTATTGCGG GCTCTCATTTGCATTGGCAGCAAGCAAACTTAAGGAGAAAGCTAGGATAGTAGCCATGGATCTCAGGGGACATGGAAAGTCAGCTACGCAAAATGACGTTGATTTGTCCATTGAG ACGCTATGCGGTGATGTGTTTTCTGTTTTGAAGACAATGTATGGAGATGCTCCGCCTGCAATTGTGCTTGTTGGCCACAG TATGGGAGGTGCAGTTGCAGTTCACATTGCTGCAAAAAAATCATTTCCAAGTTTGGCTGGCTTGGTGGTTGTGGACGTTGTTGAG ATTGAATGGAGTGTCAAATCAGGCTCTTTGAGAAATATTGACTCTGCTCGTGTATCAATCCCCAACACATTGAAATATGATGAATCAAAAAAATG TTACACGCATAGAGCAAGACTGGAAGAAACTGAGCAGTATTGGAGAGAATG GTACGAAGGCCTTTCAGAAAAGTTTTTGTCATCTCCTGTTCCAAAGATATTGTTGTTAGCTGGGACAGACAGACTTGACAG AGCCCTCACAATAGGTCAAATGCAAGGGAAGTTCCAAATGGTGGTTGTCAGACACACAGGCCACGCTATACAG gaagatgttcctgatgaATTTGCTACTTTGCTACTCAATTTCATTTCCCATAATCGAATAGGCCCACATGGAATTGAG ATACCTGGACTTCGTCGACCCCCTCAGTCAAAACCTTGA
- the LOC107774961 gene encoding uncharacterized protein LOC107774961 isoform X4, with protein sequence MRDLESPRTSSQKYAPLDWSDYFDREDDIQIPDSDDVFHVYMAGTEGPVVFCLHGGGYCGLSFALAASKLKEKARIVAMDLRGHGKSATQNDVDLSIETLCGDVFSVLKTMYGDAPPAIVLVGHSMGGAVAVHIAAKKSFPSLAGLVVVDVVEIEWSVKSGSLRNIDSARVSIPNTLKYDESKKCYTHRARLEETEQYWREWYEGLSEKFLSSPVPKILLLAGTDRLDRALTIGQMQGKFQMVVVRHTGHAIQEDVPDEFATLLLNFISHNRIGPHGIEIPGLRRPPQSKP encoded by the exons ATGAGGGACCTAGAATCGCCAAG GACATCTTCACAGAAATATGCACCTTTAGATTGGTCAGATTATTTCGATCGAGAAGATGATATTCAGATCCCGGACTCAGATGAT gtatttcatgtttatatggCAGGGACTGAAGGGCCTGTTGTTTTTTGCCTGCATGGTGGTGGTTATTGCGG GCTCTCATTTGCATTGGCAGCAAGCAAACTTAAGGAGAAAGCTAGGATAGTAGCCATGGATCTCAGGGGACATGGAAAGTCAGCTACGCAAAATGACGTTGATTTGTCCATTGAG ACGCTATGCGGTGATGTGTTTTCTGTTTTGAAGACAATGTATGGAGATGCTCCGCCTGCAATTGTGCTTGTTGGCCACAG TATGGGAGGTGCAGTTGCAGTTCACATTGCTGCAAAAAAATCATTTCCAAGTTTGGCTGGCTTGGTGGTTGTGGACGTTGTTGAG ATTGAATGGAGTGTCAAATCAGGCTCTTTGAGAAATATTGACTCTGCTCGTGTATCAATCCCCAACACATTGAAATATGATGAATCAAAAAAATG TTACACGCATAGAGCAAGACTGGAAGAAACTGAGCAGTATTGGAGAGAATG GTACGAAGGCCTTTCAGAAAAGTTTTTGTCATCTCCTGTTCCAAAGATATTGTTGTTAGCTGGGACAGACAGACTTGACAG AGCCCTCACAATAGGTCAAATGCAAGGGAAGTTCCAAATGGTGGTTGTCAGACACACAGGCCACGCTATACAG gaagatgttcctgatgaATTTGCTACTTTGCTACTCAATTTCATTTCCCATAATCGAATAGGCCCACATGGAATTGAG ATACCTGGACTTCGTCGACCCCCTCAGTCAAAACCTTGA
- the LOC107774961 gene encoding uncharacterized protein LOC107774961 isoform X2, which yields MRDLESPRTSSQKYAPLDWSDYFDREDDIQIPDSDDVFHVYMAGTEGPVVFCLHGGGYCGLSFALAASKLKEKARIVAMDLRGHGKSATQNDVDLSIETLCGDVFSVLKTMYGDAPPAIVLVGHSMGGAVAVHIAAKKSFPSLAGLVVVDVVEGSAMASLIHMQKILSNRMQHFSTPEKAIEWSVKSGSLRNIDSARVSIPNTLKYDESKKCYTHRARLEETEQYWREWYEGLSEKFLSSPVPKILLLAGTDRLDRALTIGQMQGKFQMVVVRHTGHAIQEDVPDEFATLLLNFISHNRIGPHGIEIPGLRRPPQSKP from the exons ATGAGGGACCTAGAATCGCCAAG GACATCTTCACAGAAATATGCACCTTTAGATTGGTCAGATTATTTCGATCGAGAAGATGATATTCAGATCCCGGACTCAGATGAT gtatttcatgtttatatggCAGGGACTGAAGGGCCTGTTGTTTTTTGCCTGCATGGTGGTGGTTATTGCGG GCTCTCATTTGCATTGGCAGCAAGCAAACTTAAGGAGAAAGCTAGGATAGTAGCCATGGATCTCAGGGGACATGGAAAGTCAGCTACGCAAAATGACGTTGATTTGTCCATTGAG ACGCTATGCGGTGATGTGTTTTCTGTTTTGAAGACAATGTATGGAGATGCTCCGCCTGCAATTGTGCTTGTTGGCCACAG TATGGGAGGTGCAGTTGCAGTTCACATTGCTGCAAAAAAATCATTTCCAAGTTTGGCTGGCTTGGTGGTTGTGGACGTTGTTGAG GGTTCAGCAATGGCATCGTTGATTCATATGCAGAAGATTCTGTCGAACAGAATGCAGCATTTCTCTACCCCTGAAAAAGCG ATTGAATGGAGTGTCAAATCAGGCTCTTTGAGAAATATTGACTCTGCTCGTGTATCAATCCCCAACACATTGAAATATGATGAATCAAAAAAATG TTACACGCATAGAGCAAGACTGGAAGAAACTGAGCAGTATTGGAGAGAATG GTACGAAGGCCTTTCAGAAAAGTTTTTGTCATCTCCTGTTCCAAAGATATTGTTGTTAGCTGGGACAGACAGACTTGACAG AGCCCTCACAATAGGTCAAATGCAAGGGAAGTTCCAAATGGTGGTTGTCAGACACACAGGCCACGCTATACAG gaagatgttcctgatgaATTTGCTACTTTGCTACTCAATTTCATTTCCCATAATCGAATAGGCCCACATGGAATTGAG ATACCTGGACTTCGTCGACCCCCTCAGTCAAAACCTTGA
- the LOC107774961 gene encoding uncharacterized protein LOC107774961 isoform X5 — MAGTEGPVVFCLHGGGYCGLSFALAASKLKEKARIVAMDLRGHGKSATQNDVDLSIETLCGDVFSVLKTMYGDAPPAIVLVGHSMGGAVAVHIAAKKSFPSLAGLVVVDVVEGSAMASLIHMQKILSNRMQHFSTPEKAIEWSVKSGSLRNIDSARVSIPNTLKYDESKKCYTHRARLEETEQYWREWYEGLSEKFLSSPVPKILLLAGTDRLDRALTIGQMQGKFQMVVVRHTGHAIQEDVPDEFATLLLNFISHNRIGPHGIEIPGLRRPPQSKP, encoded by the exons atggCAGGGACTGAAGGGCCTGTTGTTTTTTGCCTGCATGGTGGTGGTTATTGCGG GCTCTCATTTGCATTGGCAGCAAGCAAACTTAAGGAGAAAGCTAGGATAGTAGCCATGGATCTCAGGGGACATGGAAAGTCAGCTACGCAAAATGACGTTGATTTGTCCATTGAG ACGCTATGCGGTGATGTGTTTTCTGTTTTGAAGACAATGTATGGAGATGCTCCGCCTGCAATTGTGCTTGTTGGCCACAG TATGGGAGGTGCAGTTGCAGTTCACATTGCTGCAAAAAAATCATTTCCAAGTTTGGCTGGCTTGGTGGTTGTGGACGTTGTTGAG GGTTCAGCAATGGCATCGTTGATTCATATGCAGAAGATTCTGTCGAACAGAATGCAGCATTTCTCTACCCCTGAAAAAGCG ATTGAATGGAGTGTCAAATCAGGCTCTTTGAGAAATATTGACTCTGCTCGTGTATCAATCCCCAACACATTGAAATATGATGAATCAAAAAAATG TTACACGCATAGAGCAAGACTGGAAGAAACTGAGCAGTATTGGAGAGAATG GTACGAAGGCCTTTCAGAAAAGTTTTTGTCATCTCCTGTTCCAAAGATATTGTTGTTAGCTGGGACAGACAGACTTGACAG AGCCCTCACAATAGGTCAAATGCAAGGGAAGTTCCAAATGGTGGTTGTCAGACACACAGGCCACGCTATACAG gaagatgttcctgatgaATTTGCTACTTTGCTACTCAATTTCATTTCCCATAATCGAATAGGCCCACATGGAATTGAG ATACCTGGACTTCGTCGACCCCCTCAGTCAAAACCTTGA